The genomic window attaaatgaaatgacatgTGACTTAAATAGGGCTTTATTAGGACACATAAAGATGTTGTACAAtaaaatgagccatttctcttCACTCACACATTCGCATGCTGATGACGGCAAGCTGCTGGAGTGGAGCTACATCTAACAGTCTGACAGAAGCGATGTTAAAcgaaccttttgaaaataaaaactttattcagattaaaattattttttataaagcatGCATGTAtgtgccctgcgacagactggcgacctgtccagggtgaccctgcctctcgcccggaacgttagctggagataggcaccagcaaccctcccaaccccacacCCTCCCGACCAAGGGtatacagaaaatggatggatggatggatatagttatgtattgaaattattttttattggtctgatggtGTAGtctaattcaaaatgttttcattagctgtatgtggaaattaacagaaataaaggcttgaaaacgtcagtctgtgtgtaatgaatctaaataatgtgtttcacttagtatattgagttactgaaataaacgacgtatttcaagcattttctaatgattttgatgattatgacttatagctgattaaaaaaaaattctggttaTCTGAAATTTTCAACATTACATGTCaccaattaaaataacaaattttaatacAGAATGTTAGCTCCCCATAGATGGTCATTGATCCCTTTGCCCTTTCACATCATACTAGTCAATCTGGAAAGGTCATAGGCCTTGTGTGCTTTCTGAACATGCAGCTGGGGAACCAAATGGGTGTGGCTTATATGCAGGATTCACTTGAGCAATTTGTGTAGATGTGCATGCTTCTAATGGAACGTTGTGTTGCGTTACTCTATTGCTGACTATCCAAATGtatttggtgctttttttttttaaattaacgcAAAATTAAGCACCATCCCCAAAGTCTTATGTTCACAAACTTTTCCCTGGACATTTACCTTTTCTGCTAGAAAGCAGTGGTCATGACTCCATCAGTAACACCAAgttatccatttgaatttgaactcaaatgaatattttcatcTTCTGCCAAGTTGGTTTGGACAGCTGCTTTCTGTAAGGAATTAACATAATCATTTTACTTCAGGAAGATGTAGTCTGGAATGATCTGCCCCCGTATTCAAACACATTCTTGAATCCTGCACACATAGGCGATCTCATTGGAAAACAAGAGGAAATGGTCTTGCCTATGATGGTTGATGATTACCAGGTGTTGGTTGTGGTGCTACAGATTTGCATTATGTATGTATTGAGCACAGTGTTCTGTGTTGATTCTGTGCACTTTATACCAAGCCCACTTTGTTTCTGGATATTCATGTATGACCTTTAGGTAGTTCTATAAATCTTTAGTCAAAACGGTTGTATTTGTCTGACTGACTTAAACTCTTTTGAGAGGGCAGCAAATAGATTACTCTTCTCTCCcagttttttcttaattttatttttttttataaaatattcaggaGCCTCGATAATTACTGGTCTTAGTGGGATCATCAGCAAAAAAACTACAATGCAACGTGATAATGGGACTATGAGTAAATGTTTCTAACaccaaaagtgaaaaaactCACACATTGCATACAAGACTAGGGAGATCACTAACCCACTGAAGCCATAAGACATTTTACACATAAGCCATAGGGAACACAGATAGAGCTGATGGAGAGGAGATTCACTCCCTAAACATAAAGCCGCAGCTCCAGTGGAATAACATGAGTCTGGGTGTATTAATGTGCTGCAATGACCAAGACTTAGTAACATTAGTAAAGGAGAGAATTAGTCAATAAGCATTTCTATGTGAAGTGTTCCTTGTTATGTGAATTTGATGTAGATGAAGTGTATTTCATAATATCATACAGAGATACCACTATTGCTCAATGAGGAACTTATGCAATAATTATCCATCGCAGCTTTACAtcatttgtagtttgttttccACTGTTGCACAATCACACACTTATTACATAAAGCTCTGCTACGACTTTACATTGTTATTAATTTTCTTAGTAACGACATTTTATCATGCAGTTCTTGGTTGTGAAAGAGCTGGTAGCAGAAAGGTcacaaaaactggatgattaaCATTTCGGCAGTTTAACATATCCTGGTTTCCCTTAGAGGACTTATAGGGGAAACACCTTATATTCTAATTTCTAAAACTTCTGTTCCAAACGCAACTCTGCAACAgatgtatttctgttttagtgCAGATACACTACGTCGTGTGTCTGCACAAATTCATGCAGGCACACGAGCATGAAAATGAGCTTTATTGTCGTTTATAGGCCCCACTAAAGCAGTAaccagaaaagtaaaaaaaaaaaagagccacaTGATAAAAGATACTAGAAGGCATTTAGGAACCTTATACTTATTTCCCCATTGCTGTTGAATGCggacttttaaaaatctttatgcaaattagttttctgtgaaaataagtGAAGCTCTGATGGCAGCAAAATATCAGGTGCAAGCCTTTTCCCCCGTGAGCGCGCTGTATTTCTCTGAACGTGCCCACACGAGGCCTTGCATTACAGGAATGCTTCTCCAGGCAGCTATGGAGAGCTAAAGTAAGTAAGAGCGAACCATACACAGCAAGAGTTCTGATAACACTGGGAGGTATTTCTCCTACGTTGTAATTCAGCagttatttgcattttgataTCTGCACATAGAAATGCCTCTGCCGTTCCACAACAGCCCAGCATTTTGCATTAGTGTTTCCTTATTAGGACGCAGAGGTCATCTATCATTAACCttgcttattttcttctttttaagtgGCCAAACTGGCTCATTAGTCTGGACTTCTCCAGGAACTCATGTGAGGCAAATCATTTGACATTCTCCCCTACAAAAATATCAGATTGTTCTTCCCTTCCAGATGACAGCAATTTCCATACAAGTTtccattaaatgtttgtttttcctccatgtttccatGCCCATATATGAACATGCATTTAGTGCTTATTATCTCTCACAGCAGTTTAGTTGtagctctaaaaaaaaagtgatttaaatatGTCTAATTTACTGAAATGGGCTTATTGAAgcaattttatacattttcaacaGCTTTAATAAATTCAATTAGATGGGTACAAAGGTAACTTTGATcggttttaaataaatacattgaaagcAAATATACAACAGAAGTAGCAAAGTAGTGTTAGATAAGTGAAATTAGGTGAGCCTTTTCTTCGTTAGTTGGTTTGTCACTTCCTCTTGGTCTCGGGGAAAAGCCATTTCCATTTGTCATTCtgcaaaaagtaaatatataaCCTGTCAATATTagaaaataaggcaaaaatacataataatgaAGGAGTACTGAAAGAAAAGCTTGCAACTCACCTTTATCCCCCAGGACGCGTGGCTACACTTGCGTTTGGTCTCCTCCCCAGGCTCTTGAGTGTTGCTGTTGGCTTTAGGCTTGACGGGCTCCTTGTGGTTGGGGAGGATCTCATAAGTGTTGTCATTATCAACGACGGGGGCTTCAATGGAGACCTCGGCATACAGGGAGTCTTCGAGCTGCTCTGTGGATGATGCAGTTTCAGATGCTGTTGGGCTGTGGCTGCCAGCCAGGTGATAGACCGAGTGGTCGCTCAGGGCGTCCAGGCTGTGGCTGCTGTTTGACTGCGAGATGCCGCCAGAGGCCTGCCGGACTGGCCTCGGGGAAAGTCGTGGCGGCGTGTCAGGAGGTACGCTCAGTCTGTAGCATTGCTCGCCATCAGAGATGTTGTCCAGCAGAGGCAGGGACATGCTCTTGCTGTCAAGCGCGTTGAGCTCGGAGTAGAGAGATTCAGGGTCAGATGAAGGACTACACCTGCCGTTCTTTTGCTCCTTAGTGTTCAGCCTCTCGGCTTTGCCTTGATTTGAGCTGGGGGACTTGTCCCTGGAGGTGTGATGGGCTCTAGGCGTTTGCTTCCTAAGCTGAGCATAAAGAACTCCATCGTTGTCACTGACTGGGGCGCTCTCCACGTGCCTGGTCCTCCGTGGCAAAGGTGGTACTTcctatttttaagaaaacaaaaacatttatgtgaaaAGCCGGCCATCATGTaaaattttgttgtatttccagATAAACAAGTTAGTAAATAATTAGATCAAGATAGACTTGTCATAGACACAACAATGAAATTGCAATTTCCTTCTCATAAATTCACAATTAAAGACAATgccaaaacacaataaagttgacaagaatgcaaataaatagaaatcaaaaatatatatttacgtTTTATGTTTCGTACAGAAAATATTGGTAGAATATAACAgtgtataaaatatatatttatgtttcgtttatttttttattctttggacTCACCTCTTGAGTCCTGTTAATCCTTGGTGCCCGCACTGGTTGCTGCTCTGTGGCTGAGTTCATCTGCTGCTTATGTACTTTCTTTGCTGCTCTGAGAGGAGCAGCCGGTTTTTCTTTGGGGTTGACCTGGATGATATCATAGAGGTCCTCATTGACATCctataagaacaaaaacaacagttagAAGACCGATCAaatcctgtttaaaaagaaaaacaaacaaaaaaagtaaaatggttGAAAACTCACCCCATTGCATGGAAATGTCAGATATTCTCCAAAGGGCTCAACTGGGTTTGTTTTATAGTGTTCTATTAGGTCGAACAAAGTGTTGTGTCCCTCTGTGTCTCCGCACACTATAAACCGTCCCGTCTCGCTCTGGCTTATCACAAAGTGGCGACATCGATCTCTGcctctgcaaaataaaaacaggatattTCTAGAAAGCTGTTGCaattattttatgtgtaaaactcaaacttttaaattaatggTAAAAGTGgccaataaagaaaaaataataattacattgGGATATTTCTGAGTCTCCAAAGCTCCAAAAGTCTAAAGTTTGGATGGAGTGCTAAGAATAAAGGCATATTTGATGGTgctgcttatttttattatttaatattccaAGAAGCAGAGTTAATTTGTGAGGAAGTTATCTTTCATATGAAAAATCTGcttaaaataacaattaaaaataaataaaccaggtTTATCGGAGTAAACCAGTACTCACTTGTACGACAGAATATATCCAATAGCTTTATCACTGAGACGAATCAGGAAACAGCCAAGCTCCTTTTCTCTAAGCATGTCCTCAGCATCTCTGTAGACAGACCAAGAACAGTGTGAAAATCAGACCATcttcaaatatacattttaagcCTATTTgtaactcattttaaaaattctattATTTTTTCTGGGACAGTAAAGCACTTTCAAAAAAATTTCCACTTTGGAAGTATCACTGTCTTAAAGGAAAAACCCATTTCACAACATGCCCTTTCGAAATAGCTGACACTGGTTGTACTTAAGCAACTGTCCCACATACTTTTTTATGTAGGAGTGTGGTGTCTGCCAGAGGAAAGGGCAAAAAGTGGATGTGGGCGTACTGTAGAGTGGACACTTTCCATCACAGATAACATGTCTGTGGCTTGTATGGACGTAACTGCTTCTCTGGGTttccgacttttttttttttacaatttaaaatctatCAAAGAATTAAACATGcatgcaaacagaaaactaataGCAGtaccaaggatttttttttgtgtgttaaaaataagtttacaTTACACATGGGtgtgaaatgtgcaaaataacAGGACATCTTCTGTGAATACTTACTTTCTGCTAATGAAGCCCAGGAACCAGCTGGGGAAGAGGCCGTTGTTGACAATAAGAGGCAGTTGAGAATCTATGAACCACTTGGTGGCCAACTCTCTAAACCTCCCCTCCGCAACTTCAGCAGCAGGATCCACAGTCGGCTCCCTTTGTTCCATCCTCACTTTGTCCTGTTCAAAGTAACACAAGCGTCCAGTGAGCACAAGCAGGATTTATTCCCCACTGCCCAGAGCAACTCGGTATTTTAACAATCTAATTTGCTTATTTTCCAGGAGGCGTTACTCAAAGCCTGAAGGCAGCACAATGttcttgtatgttttttttatgattacggcaaagggggaaaaataaaCCCATCCTGTCTATTATAGTACACAATTTGTTTACTGTTTATATATAGAATTTATTAGCATTAACAAGCCCGTagttaaatatccaaaaacatAGAAAAGGCCTGACCTATGGCACCCTTTCACAACAACTGATgtaatatactgctcaaaaaaataaagggaacacttcagtgttcacttaaatgttaaagagttccctttatttttttgagcagtgtatatactTTGCGGGTTAAAATAGCTAAATCATGAATGAACTTTAAGCTGCTAGTGACAGGTTTATTTCTTACCTTGAAACAAAACTTCACACGTGTCTTAATGCAGGGAGTCTTCGTCTGATATTCCTCCTTCTGTCTTGAATGTGAAAAGtagcaaatgttttcagatttggCTTTCTGTTGTCGACACAGTGCGCAGCAGCTCCTCTCGATCCCtgaagaaaatgaatcaaatttcACTGTAAAGCTCACATTGTGTTCCAGTAAAATAGCTCTCGGTGAGTGTGGTACATACCTGTCCTTGTGGTTACCAGTGTGTGATTTGAACCCCTTGTCATTGCAGCAAACATTAAAATTCTCCTCTCTGCTTCTGAACCTCTGTAATCTCCAACTGAAAATGGTTTGATTGTGACCCCACACTGAGAGATATAGACAGATGACATTTACAATTGCACACATTTTTCCACTGGTCTGGAAAGCAGAGGTACTCGGCAACGGCACGGCAGTCATTTGCATAACAAAGAGAGCTGAGGGTTGTTGAACAAAGCAAACGCTTCCTGAAGAGAAACGGAAAGCAACGTGTAGAGAAACAGTGGTTTGTGAGCAAACGTATGCATTGGTTTGAAAGGGGGAGATGTTTTACCCATGGAGCGTCTGATTACCGTAGTGACGGATGAGAAGATGCgtcagtgtttttctgtgtgtgtttttagggGGGGTGCTGTGAATTCAAATCAAGTTTGTAAGGAAGGACCTAAACAGACGGAGAGATGGAAATGTTTGGGAAGGTTTGATATGTTTTCAATGGGGCTTAATAAGCTTCTGAAAAGATGAGACATTTCCCCGGGTCTGCTTTTGAGGttctcataaaaaaaagcacaactcaTTCCCCCCATGGCTCAgactgttgtcatgaatcaTTTAGGTTCGGCTCTGTAAAGCACAGTAGGAAGTCCCAGTGGGGGAGAGCCAAAAGGCAGAAATACTCTGTGTCATGGAGAACAAATAAGACATGATTTCACATTGCCCTCTACAATGGCAACGTAACTCCAGCATTTTTACTCCCTTAGTAGGGAAAATAAGCATTAGACACGTCAGTAATTTTCTCGGCAACTATATTTCTAATGGAGGTATTGACGTGGAGTGGgctagtcaaagtctgaacttAAACCCGATTTGGAGGTTGTGGTATGACCTTAAACAGGCCGTTGTTTTAATGTCCTCTAGGGTGGCTGCAGTAGAACAATTCTGTACAGAAAAGTGGGTCCGAATTCCCCACAATGATGTTACGTACTCATTAGCAGTTATGGCAAACACTTTTGATGTTGGGCTAAAGGTAACGCAACTAGTTATTAAGTTCAGGCAGAAATCATGTTTCACATATGACCAAGGTGGcttatagtttgtttttcctgaattaattaatttattacctTAGTTTAATTTAGAGCTGCATTTTACCTGCTACTTATGTT from Poecilia reticulata strain Guanapo linkage group LG6, Guppy_female_1.0+MT, whole genome shotgun sequence includes these protein-coding regions:
- the LOC103466573 gene encoding SH2 domain-containing protein 7-like; its protein translation is MSSVYISQCGVTIKPFSVGDYRGSEAERRILMFAAMTRGSNHTLVTTRTGIERSCCALCRQQKAKSENICYFSHSRQKEEYQTKTPCIKTRVKFCFKDKVRMEQREPTVDPAAEVAEGRFRELATKWFIDSQLPLIVNNGLFPSWFLGFISRKDAEDMLREKELGCFLIRLSDKAIGYILSYKGRDRCRHFVISQSETGRFIVCGDTEGHNTLFDLIEHYKTNPVEPFGEYLTFPCNGDVNEDLYDIIQVNPKEKPAAPLRAAKKVHKQQMNSATEQQPVRAPRINRTQEEVPPLPRRTRHVESAPVSDNDGVLYAQLRKQTPRAHHTSRDKSPSSNQGKAERLNTKEQKNGRCSPSSDPESLYSELNALDSKSMSLPLLDNISDGEQCYRLSVPPDTPPRLSPRPVRQASGGISQSNSSHSLDALSDHSVYHLAGSHSPTASETASSTEQLEDSLYAEVSIEAPVVDNDNTYEILPNHKEPVKPKANSNTQEPGEETKRKCSHASWGIKNDKWKWLFPETKRK